A window of Campylobacter lari subsp. lari contains these coding sequences:
- the uvrA gene encoding excinuclease ABC subunit UvrA: MNKDKIIIIGAKENNLKNINLEIPKNKLIVFTGLSGSGKSTLAFGTLYAEGQRRYIESLSAYARQFLDKVGKPNVDKIEGLTPAIAIDQKTTSKNPRSTVGTITEIYDYLRLLYARIGTQHCHKCGQKISSMSAADIVGEILKLPKGAKIVIYAPLIKEKKGTFADLLENLVAKGYVRAQIDGVLTRLDEDIELAKTKKHTIKLVIDRLQIQDDMLARLASDIEKGLSESFGEVEIEVLNNEELNIPKHFHYSEHNACFDCKISFPLLEPLSFSFNSPKGACPSCDGLGIRYTLDMKKLINEELSLEAGAIKLLYGFNKSYYYKFLMAFCEQNDIRIKIPYNELSEEEKRLVLYGNAKEINFLWKRHRLSRKFEGAVKYAYEMLKDEKDLSEYMSEKTCKDCNGHRLRAESLAVKVAEKNLGEILDMSIENTTAFFSKETNFAYLSEQERLIAKPIFKEINERLFFLYDVGLGYLSLGRDARTISGGEAQRIRIASQIGSGLSGVMYVLDEPSIGLHERDTAKLIKTLRNLQQKGNTLIVVEHDKMTIEEADFIVDIGPNAGKFGGEVVFSGTYKELLKSKSQTALYMSGKKQIAHQKNREQKDFISLKDVSINNIQNLSVDFPLHNLVAITGVSGSGKSSLILQTLLPFAKEELNRAKKVKKLSGVKIEGLEKLDKVIYLDQSPIGRTPRSNPATYTGAMDEIRNLFAATKEAKMRGYKAGRFSFNVKGGRCEKCSGDGEIKIEMHFLPDVMVTCDVCNGKRYNDATLEIKYKGKSIADVLNMSIIEASEFFTLVPKIKQKLDTLVKVGLDYLTLGQNATTLSGGEAQRIKLAKELSRSDTGKTLYILDEPTTGLHFEDVNKLILVLQHLVDLGNSVFVIEHNLDVIKNADYIIDMGPEGGVKGGKVIAKGSVEELVKNHKKSGSYTGYYLNLELKNKED; encoded by the coding sequence ATGAATAAAGACAAAATAATTATAATTGGTGCTAAGGAAAATAATCTTAAAAATATTAATCTAGAAATTCCTAAAAATAAACTCATAGTTTTTACAGGACTTAGTGGAAGTGGTAAATCTACTTTAGCCTTTGGCACGCTTTATGCAGAAGGACAACGCCGTTATATTGAAAGTTTAAGTGCTTATGCAAGGCAGTTTTTAGATAAAGTGGGTAAGCCAAATGTCGATAAAATAGAAGGTTTAACCCCTGCCATTGCCATTGATCAAAAAACAACTTCAAAAAATCCTCGATCAACCGTTGGAACCATTACTGAAATTTATGATTATTTAAGATTATTATATGCAAGAATTGGCACGCAACATTGCCACAAATGCGGACAAAAAATCTCATCTATGAGTGCAGCAGATATCGTAGGTGAAATCTTAAAGCTTCCAAAAGGAGCAAAAATTGTCATTTACGCGCCTTTGATCAAAGAAAAAAAAGGAACTTTTGCAGATCTTTTGGAAAATTTAGTCGCAAAAGGTTATGTTAGAGCACAAATTGATGGGGTTTTAACGCGTCTTGATGAGGATATTGAGCTTGCTAAAACTAAAAAACATACAATAAAACTTGTAATAGATAGACTTCAAATTCAAGATGATATGCTAGCAAGACTTGCAAGTGATATAGAAAAAGGATTGAGTGAGAGTTTTGGCGAGGTAGAAATTGAAGTTTTAAATAATGAAGAATTAAACATACCTAAGCATTTTCATTATAGTGAGCATAATGCTTGTTTTGATTGTAAAATTTCTTTTCCTTTGCTTGAGCCTTTGAGTTTTTCTTTTAATTCTCCAAAAGGCGCTTGTCCAAGTTGTGATGGTCTTGGTATAAGATATACACTGGATATGAAAAAGCTTATCAATGAAGAATTAAGCTTAGAAGCAGGAGCTATAAAACTTTTATATGGGTTTAATAAAAGTTATTATTATAAATTTTTAATGGCATTTTGCGAGCAAAATGATATCAGGATAAAAATTCCATATAATGAGCTAAGCGAAGAAGAAAAGCGTTTGGTGCTTTATGGTAATGCTAAGGAAATTAACTTTTTATGGAAAAGACATCGTTTAAGTCGTAAATTTGAAGGTGCGGTTAAATATGCCTATGAAATGCTAAAAGATGAAAAAGATTTAAGCGAGTATATGAGTGAAAAAACTTGCAAAGATTGCAATGGTCATCGTTTAAGAGCTGAGAGTTTAGCTGTAAAAGTTGCAGAAAAAAATTTGGGTGAAATTTTAGATATGAGCATAGAAAATACCACTGCATTTTTTTCAAAAGAAACTAATTTTGCGTATTTAAGTGAACAAGAAAGATTGATAGCTAAGCCTATTTTTAAAGAAATTAATGAAAGATTATTTTTTCTTTATGATGTAGGACTTGGGTATTTATCCTTAGGGCGTGATGCAAGAACCATTAGTGGAGGAGAAGCTCAAAGAATTCGTATAGCTTCTCAAATTGGTAGTGGTTTAAGCGGGGTGATGTATGTTTTAGATGAGCCTAGTATTGGTTTGCATGAGCGAGATACAGCAAAACTCATTAAAACTTTAAGAAATCTTCAGCAAAAGGGTAATACTTTAATCGTAGTTGAGCATGATAAAATGACTATAGAAGAAGCAGATTTTATTGTAGATATTGGCCCAAATGCTGGTAAATTTGGTGGAGAGGTCGTATTTAGTGGAACTTATAAAGAATTATTAAAAAGCAAAAGCCAAACCGCCCTTTATATGAGTGGCAAAAAGCAAATTGCTCATCAAAAAAACAGAGAACAAAAAGATTTTATCAGCTTAAAAGATGTGAGTATTAATAATATTCAAAATTTGAGTGTAGATTTTCCACTACACAATCTTGTAGCAATTACAGGCGTTTCAGGAAGTGGTAAAAGCTCATTAATTTTACAAACTTTACTTCCGTTTGCAAAAGAAGAACTTAATCGTGCTAAAAAAGTTAAAAAACTAAGTGGGGTTAAAATAGAAGGTTTAGAAAAACTTGATAAGGTGATTTATCTTGATCAAAGTCCTATAGGAAGAACTCCGCGTTCAAATCCTGCTACTTATACAGGCGCTATGGATGAAATTCGTAATCTTTTTGCAGCTACCAAAGAAGCTAAAATGCGAGGCTATAAAGCAGGGCGTTTTTCTTTTAATGTTAAAGGTGGAAGATGTGAAAAGTGTAGTGGCGATGGCGAGATTAAAATCGAAATGCATTTTTTACCTGATGTGATGGTAACTTGTGATGTTTGTAATGGTAAAAGATATAATGATGCAACACTAGAGATTAAATATAAAGGTAAAAGCATAGCTGATGTTTTAAATATGAGTATCATAGAAGCAAGTGAGTTTTTTACTTTGGTGCCAAAAATCAAGCAAAAGCTTGATACTTTAGTAAAAGTTGGGCTTGATTATCTTACTTTAGGACAAAATGCAACTACTTTAAGTGGTGGGGAGGCTCAGCGTATTAAGCTAGCTAAAGAATTAAGCAGAAGCGATACGGGAAAAACTCTTTATATTTTAGATGAGCCTACAACGGGACTTCATTTTGAAGATGTTAATAAACTTATTTTGGTTTTGCAACATTTAGTTGATCTTGGAAATAGCGTGTTTGTGATAGAGCATAATCTTGATGTTATAAAAAATGCTGATTATATCATAGATATGGGGCCAGAAGGTGGAGTTAAAGGTGGTAAGGTTATAGCTAAAGGTAGCGTTGAAGAGCTTGTTAAAAATCATAAAAAAAGTGGTTCTTATACTGGGTATTATTTAAATTTAGAGTTAAAAAATAAGGAAGATTAA
- the kcuS gene encoding KCU-star family selenoprotein — MIKKLKLWYEKSERFFHPLVGVASYDKYLEHMREKHPKTPCKSRKEFFKDFLEKKYNSGLGKC; from the coding sequence ATGATAAAAAAACTTAAATTATGGTATGAAAAATCCGAAAGGTTTTTTCATCCTTTGGTTGGAGTTGCAAGTTATGATAAATACCTTGAACATATGAGAGAAAAACATCCTAAAACACCTTGCAAAAGTAGAAAAGAATTTTTTAAAGATTTTCTTGAAAAAAAATACAATAGTGGCTTAGGAAAATGCTGA
- the trpB gene encoding tryptophan synthase subunit beta, protein MKKYYGKFGGQFVPNEVKIALDEVEKAFLKLKKDKDFNAELKELLANYIGRPTPLYHAKNLSKLYNHEIYLKREDLTHTGAHKINNAIAQALMAKKMNKKKIIAETGAGQHGLATATAAALLGLECEIFMGAIDVKRQALNVYKMELLGAKVHAVESGSKTLSDAVDEALKFWVKNTKEVFYVVGSAVGPYPYPQIVTHFQSIIGKECKIQLRKLNKKVDYIIAAAGGGSNAAGIFHAFLKDEKVKLIGVEAAGLGKDTPYHAATLTKGKEGIIHGMKTKVLQDNKGNIAHTFSISAGLDYPGIGPLHAYLQESKRASYHAISDDECINALKLLCKEEGIIPAIESSHALAYLEKLCPTLKKKSVIVVNLSGRGDKDMQSIYEYKRGEIYG, encoded by the coding sequence ATGAAAAAATATTATGGAAAATTTGGTGGGCAATTTGTGCCAAATGAAGTAAAAATAGCACTAGATGAAGTAGAAAAAGCTTTTTTAAAACTCAAAAAAGATAAAGATTTTAACGCAGAATTAAAAGAACTCTTAGCTAATTATATAGGAAGACCCACACCCTTATACCATGCTAAAAATTTAAGCAAGCTTTATAATCATGAAATTTATTTAAAAAGAGAAGACTTAACTCACACAGGAGCTCATAAGATCAATAATGCCATAGCTCAAGCCTTAATGGCAAAGAAAATGAATAAGAAAAAAATTATCGCAGAAACTGGAGCAGGACAACACGGGCTTGCAACAGCTACCGCAGCAGCCCTTTTAGGACTTGAATGTGAGATATTTATGGGAGCTATTGATGTAAAAAGACAAGCCTTAAATGTCTATAAAATGGAGCTTTTAGGGGCAAAAGTTCATGCAGTAGAAAGTGGAAGTAAAACTTTAAGCGATGCAGTAGATGAGGCTTTAAAGTTTTGGGTTAAAAATACCAAAGAAGTATTTTATGTAGTAGGAAGTGCAGTGGGGCCTTATCCTTATCCACAAATTGTTACGCATTTTCAAAGCATTATAGGTAAAGAATGCAAAATACAACTTAGAAAATTAAACAAAAAAGTAGATTACATCATAGCAGCAGCTGGAGGTGGTAGCAATGCTGCTGGAATTTTTCATGCATTTTTAAAAGATGAAAAAGTTAAGCTCATAGGTGTTGAAGCAGCAGGTTTAGGAAAAGATACACCTTATCATGCAGCCACACTTACTAAAGGTAAAGAGGGTATTATCCATGGTATGAAAACTAAGGTTTTACAAGATAATAAAGGAAACATTGCTCATACTTTTAGTATCTCTGCTGGGCTTGATTACCCCGGCATAGGTCCTTTGCACGCATATTTACAAGAAAGCAAAAGAGCAAGTTATCATGCTATTAGCGATGATGAGTGTATTAATGCTTTAAAATTATTATGTAAAGAAGAAGGTATTATACCCGCTATTGAAAGCTCACATGCATTAGCTTATTTAGAAAAACTTTGTCCGACTTTAAAGAAAAAAAGTGTGATAGTTGTAAATCTTTCAGGAAGGGGTGATAAAGATATGCAAAGTATTTATGAATACAAAAGAGGTGAAATTTATGGTTAG
- the xseA gene encoding exodeoxyribonuclease VII large subunit encodes MKVSELNLKAKSLLEFHLDDIELSGEISKITIHGSGHWYFDLKDEKSSIACVMFKGFNQFVQTQPKVGDMLDLRGYVSLYEASGRYQFIAKSMQKTSLGDLEAKFLALKEKLEKEGLFDINAKKSIVKFPKKIGIITSFTSAALQDMLKLISQKEYNLCKITIFNALTQGQSAPNSLINALKKANEYDLDAIILARGGGSREDLFCFNDEELARCIFSLKTPVVSAIGHEIDYVISDFVADLRAPTPSAAIDMIFPNKLSLEQGLDELTMRFKSQMLNHLKFYQNKIDHLQNLAKAKSLENAFFLRKQKLDFLQSQLKSVLNLKLLNYENKLNNFEELLAQHKNFFDKSKNLINLQKDGKNISLEKLKKGDIIKLCSINESKEAQIL; translated from the coding sequence ATGAAAGTTTCAGAACTTAATTTAAAAGCTAAAAGTTTATTAGAATTTCATCTTGATGATATAGAGCTTAGTGGAGAAATTTCTAAGATAACTATACATGGTTCAGGGCATTGGTATTTTGATTTAAAGGATGAAAAATCAAGTATAGCTTGCGTAATGTTTAAAGGCTTTAATCAATTTGTCCAAACCCAGCCTAAGGTTGGCGATATGCTTGATTTAAGAGGTTATGTAAGCTTGTATGAAGCAAGCGGTAGATATCAATTTATAGCAAAAAGCATGCAAAAAACAAGCCTTGGGGATTTAGAAGCTAAATTTTTAGCCTTAAAAGAAAAGCTTGAAAAAGAAGGTTTGTTTGATATAAATGCTAAAAAAAGCATTGTTAAATTTCCCAAAAAAATAGGCATAATCACCTCTTTTACTTCAGCTGCTTTGCAAGATATGTTAAAGTTAATTTCACAAAAAGAATACAATCTTTGCAAAATAACTATTTTTAATGCTCTCACTCAAGGACAAAGCGCTCCAAATTCTTTGATAAATGCTTTAAAAAAAGCCAATGAGTATGATTTAGATGCGATTATTTTAGCAAGAGGTGGTGGAAGTAGGGAGGATTTATTTTGTTTTAATGATGAAGAGCTTGCAAGATGTATTTTTTCTTTAAAAACGCCTGTTGTTTCTGCTATTGGACATGAGATTGATTATGTTATTAGTGATTTTGTAGCAGATTTAAGAGCGCCAACTCCAAGTGCGGCTATTGATATGATTTTTCCAAATAAACTCAGCTTAGAACAAGGACTTGATGAACTTACTATGCGTTTTAAAAGCCAAATGCTTAATCATCTTAAGTTTTATCAAAATAAAATAGATCATTTGCAAAATTTAGCCAAAGCGAAATCTTTAGAAAATGCTTTTTTTCTTAGAAAACAAAAGCTTGATTTTTTACAAAGTCAACTAAAGAGCGTTTTAAATTTAAAATTATTAAATTATGAAAACAAACTTAATAATTTTGAAGAGCTTTTAGCTCAGCATAAAAATTTCTTTGATAAAAGTAAAAATTTGATAAATTTACAAAAAGATGGCAAAAATATTTCTCTTGAAAAACTAAAAAAAGGAGATATTATAAAACTTTGCTCAATAAATGAGAGTAAAGAAGCCCAAATACTATAA
- a CDS encoding disulfide bond formation protein B — MNTYLNKNDQYFYLFMSTAVLLILAIPVGFANMYLGYYHNESPCTLCWFERIGMIIIGVLGMLILRYGPQIKYIVCVFLFAGYGIYMGIRHTASWWQRDIGIGLGDKLVGAHTYTWAVVVYWCVVVVMGLALLFIRKNSSMMQDLVNEKISVKPLNGYSKLVIILSFIVVCSNAFQALIINGIPPYTGKSNPDRMTFDMSIMSKTWTTEVWTRITKFNLLGKNVPENVYIKDIIEPKDLIIEKDPSKGAFELSKSLQNLETIEINIPELAKYKNINALAYDKTNDEFALVSNEMAVSYTKDFKSSNGHVLFDKTNGNDMKYIVDATFIGDKFVIGAFNKTFSGTQKTEKEIDPMLEWQTFKETSGGISPAFYTKKNEWFEPSRKYILTIRAKQNYVHSYANDGEFLYLITIPNKFSKKLILSYASTKDYLLSGEKIISVDENLKLKDGRDVNDYYIVGAEIDNGKMLALSLRYSTLLIIDYKNAKITDAYAISGLDNPKSLAIKNDIIYILDRTNDKKDVIKTYKNPL, encoded by the coding sequence ATGAATACTTATTTAAATAAAAACGATCAATATTTTTACCTTTTCATGAGTACTGCTGTTTTACTTATCTTAGCAATACCTGTTGGATTTGCTAATATGTATTTAGGATATTATCACAATGAATCACCTTGCACACTTTGTTGGTTTGAGCGCATTGGTATGATAATTATTGGTGTTCTTGGTATGCTAATTTTAAGATATGGGCCTCAAATAAAATATATTGTTTGTGTGTTTTTATTTGCAGGTTATGGAATTTATATGGGAATACGCCATACTGCAAGTTGGTGGCAAAGAGATATTGGAATAGGTCTTGGCGATAAACTAGTTGGGGCTCATACTTATACTTGGGCTGTTGTTGTTTATTGGTGCGTTGTAGTTGTGATGGGACTTGCTTTACTTTTTATAAGAAAAAATAGTTCTATGATGCAAGATTTAGTAAATGAAAAAATATCCGTAAAACCACTTAATGGCTATTCTAAATTGGTTATTATACTTTCTTTTATAGTAGTTTGTTCAAATGCCTTTCAAGCTTTAATTATCAATGGAATTCCTCCATATACTGGTAAATCAAATCCTGACCGTATGACTTTTGATATGAGCATTATGAGTAAAACTTGGACTACAGAAGTTTGGACAAGAATTACTAAATTTAATCTTCTTGGAAAAAATGTACCTGAAAATGTATATATAAAAGATATAATCGAACCAAAAGATTTAATTATAGAAAAAGATCCTTCAAAGGGTGCATTTGAATTAAGCAAAAGCTTACAAAACTTAGAAACAATAGAAATCAATATTCCTGAACTTGCAAAATACAAAAACATTAACGCATTAGCATATGACAAAACTAATGATGAATTTGCATTGGTAAGTAATGAAATGGCAGTTTCATATACTAAAGATTTTAAAAGCTCAAATGGCCATGTGCTATTTGATAAAACTAATGGTAATGATATGAAATATATAGTTGATGCAACATTTATAGGCGATAAATTTGTAATTGGAGCTTTCAATAAAACTTTTAGTGGAACCCAAAAAACAGAAAAAGAAATCGACCCTATGCTTGAATGGCAAACTTTTAAAGAAACAAGCGGCGGAATCTCTCCTGCGTTTTATACGAAAAAAAATGAGTGGTTTGAACCATCAAGAAAGTATATTTTAACGATTAGAGCGAAGCAAAATTATGTTCACTCTTATGCAAATGATGGAGAATTTTTATATTTAATTACTATTCCAAATAAATTTAGCAAAAAACTTATTCTATCTTATGCTAGCACTAAAGATTATTTATTAAGTGGAGAGAAAATAATCAGCGTAGATGAAAATTTAAAATTAAAAGATGGTAGGGATGTTAACGATTATTACATAGTTGGCGCAGAAATTGACAATGGCAAAATGCTTGCTTTAAGTTTACGCTATAGCACCTTACTTATAATTGATTATAAAAATGCAAAAATAACAGATGCATACGCTATAAGCGGACTTGATAATCCAAAATCTTTAGCCATAAAAAATGATATTATTTATATCTTAGATCGCACAAATGACAAAAAAGATGTAATAAAAACCTATAAAAATCCTTTATAA
- a CDS encoding YqaA family protein: MFDFLYNDISYIGLFIVCFLSSTLLPMASEAFVFAFVKLDFNVYMVLFVASLGNTLGSLSTYALAYFGESQILEKYFKNSLCKLEKINANFKKFGSLYAFFTFLPIVGDLFALGLGFAKYSFLKASIFIALGKLSRYIFVIFMANSI, from the coding sequence ATGTTTGATTTTTTATATAATGACATAAGCTATATAGGACTTTTTATAGTATGTTTTCTCTCTAGCACGCTTTTGCCTATGGCAAGTGAGGCTTTTGTATTTGCTTTTGTGAAATTAGATTTTAATGTTTATATGGTTTTATTTGTCGCAAGTTTGGGAAATACTTTGGGTAGTTTAAGTACTTATGCGTTAGCTTATTTTGGAGAGAGTCAAATTCTAGAAAAATATTTTAAAAACTCTTTATGTAAATTAGAAAAAATCAATGCAAATTTTAAAAAATTTGGCTCTTTGTATGCTTTTTTTACTTTTTTACCCATAGTAGGAGATCTTTTTGCGCTAGGGCTTGGATTTGCTAAGTATTCTTTTTTAAAAGCAAGTATTTTTATAGCCTTGGGTAAATTAAGCCGTTATATTTTTGTAATTTTCATGGCAAATTCCATTTAA
- the serC gene encoding phosphoserine transaminase, whose translation MRVMNFSAGPSNLPDEVLKEAQEHLYDYHGKGFSIMEVSHRGKVFEEVHFEAIKMAKELYGVNDDYEVLLMQGGASLQFAMIPMNLYMGGVCEFANTGVWTKKAIKEAEILGVNTKIVASSQESEFDHIPQFEFSDNADYAYICSNNTIYGTQYKCYPKTKSPLIIDASSDFFSKKIDFSNIAMLFGGVQKNAGISGLACAFVRKDMIERSKNKNIPSMLKYSIYAENDSLFNTPATFAIYMFNLEMKWLLNQGGLDKINEQNIQKAKILYDVIDESNGFYKGHAKKENRSLMNVSFNIAHDKNLEPVFVKEAEENGMIGLKGHKILGGIRASIYNSISIEKVQKLSEFMKNFAKKHA comes from the coding sequence ATGAGAGTAATGAATTTTAGTGCAGGTCCTTCAAATTTGCCTGATGAGGTTTTAAAAGAAGCACAGGAGCATTTGTATGACTATCATGGCAAGGGCTTTTCTATTATGGAAGTTTCTCATCGTGGAAAGGTTTTTGAAGAAGTGCATTTTGAAGCTATCAAAATGGCAAAAGAACTTTATGGGGTAAATGATGATTATGAAGTGCTTTTAATGCAAGGTGGGGCTAGTTTGCAATTTGCTATGATACCTATGAATTTATATATGGGTGGAGTTTGTGAATTTGCTAATACGGGAGTTTGGACTAAAAAGGCTATTAAAGAAGCTGAAATTTTAGGAGTAAATACAAAAATAGTAGCAAGTAGCCAAGAAAGTGAGTTTGATCATATCCCACAATTTGAATTTAGCGATAATGCTGATTATGCATATATATGCTCTAATAATACCATTTATGGAACCCAATATAAATGCTATCCAAAAACTAAAAGTCCTTTAATCATCGATGCTTCAAGTGATTTTTTTTCTAAAAAGATAGATTTTTCTAATATTGCTATGCTTTTTGGTGGAGTGCAAAAAAACGCTGGAATTTCAGGACTTGCTTGCGCATTTGTGCGTAAAGATATGATAGAGCGTAGCAAAAATAAAAACATACCTAGTATGTTAAAATACAGCATTTATGCTGAAAATGATTCTTTATTTAACACCCCTGCGACCTTTGCTATTTATATGTTTAATCTTGAAATGAAATGGCTTTTAAATCAAGGTGGCTTAGATAAAATCAATGAGCAAAATATACAAAAGGCTAAAATTTTATACGATGTGATCGATGAAAGTAATGGCTTTTACAAAGGGCATGCTAAAAAAGAAAATAGATCGCTAATGAATGTTAGTTTTAATATAGCTCATGATAAAAACTTAGAGCCAGTTTTTGTAAAAGAGGCTGAAGAAAATGGTATGATAGGCCTTAAAGGACATAAAATTTTAGGCGGAATTCGCGCTAGTATTTATAATTCTATCAGCATTGAAAAAGTTCAAAAACTAAGTGAATTTATGAAAAATTTTGCTAAAAAACATGCTTGA
- a CDS encoding carbon starvation CstA family protein — MSVTNKILWFFVAIVAAVCFSILALQNGESISAIYLVIAALCIYIIGYRFYGRYIAYKVLELDKNRATPATVKNDGCDFVPTNKIVLFGHHFAAIAGAGPLVGPILAAQMGYLPSMLWILIGGVLAGAVHDFVVLFISTRRNGKSLGEMIKDELGKLTGGFAMLAIFGIMLIIIAILAMVVVKALAESPWGLFTIAMTIPIAIFMGIYMRFLRPGKVGEASIIGFILLILAIHYGSEIAANPYWANIFTLSAPTLALIMMAYGFIAAILPVWFLLAPRDYLSTFLKIGVIVIMALAIIFVAPDLQMPKINSQYLDGSGPVFAGAIFPFLFITIACGAISGFHALISSGTTPKMLENETHALAVGYGSMLMESAVAIMALICACILHPGLYFAINSPAAVIGTDVVNAAATISSWGFKITPEEITTLTTNIGEQSILSRTGGAPTFAVGVALILHELFGGVNLMGFWYHFAILFEALFILTAVDAGTRACRFMAQDILGNIYKPLGNINNTFAGIFATALSVAGWGYFLYQGAIDPKGGIYSLWPLFGVSNQMLAGMALLLASAILFKMGKAKYTWVTLVPATFVLVATLYGGFQKILPYKEGDKVHNAVSHVAAVQVNAQKIKDLNLKLEQTTDQIQIEQIKKDLKLASQAKTSNLVNAILCVFFMITTLLVILSCFGIFIKKLNIPLKESPYIALKKEKA, encoded by the coding sequence ATGAGTGTAACAAACAAAATACTTTGGTTTTTTGTCGCTATTGTTGCTGCTGTATGTTTTAGTATATTAGCGCTCCAAAATGGCGAAAGTATTTCAGCAATTTACCTTGTTATTGCTGCTTTATGTATTTATATCATAGGATATAGATTTTATGGTAGATATATTGCATATAAAGTCTTAGAACTAGATAAAAATAGAGCAACTCCTGCTACCGTTAAAAATGATGGATGTGACTTTGTCCCTACTAACAAAATTGTACTTTTTGGGCATCATTTTGCAGCTATTGCAGGAGCTGGTCCTTTAGTAGGTCCTATACTGGCTGCTCAAATGGGTTATTTACCTTCCATGCTTTGGATTTTAATCGGCGGAGTACTAGCTGGAGCAGTGCATGACTTTGTTGTTTTGTTTATCTCTACACGCCGTAATGGAAAATCTTTAGGTGAAATGATAAAAGATGAACTTGGTAAGCTTACTGGTGGATTTGCTATGCTTGCTATCTTTGGAATCATGTTAATCATTATAGCAATTTTGGCAATGGTTGTTGTTAAAGCCTTGGCTGAGTCACCTTGGGGATTGTTTACCATAGCCATGACAATACCTATTGCTATTTTTATGGGTATTTATATGAGATTTTTAAGACCTGGTAAAGTAGGTGAAGCTTCTATAATAGGTTTTATACTTCTTATACTTGCTATACATTATGGTAGTGAAATAGCTGCTAATCCTTATTGGGCTAATATTTTCACACTAAGCGCTCCAACTCTAGCCCTTATAATGATGGCTTATGGTTTTATAGCAGCGATTTTACCAGTTTGGTTTTTACTTGCTCCAAGAGATTATTTATCAACTTTTTTGAAAATCGGTGTTATTGTAATTATGGCTTTGGCTATTATCTTTGTAGCACCTGATTTACAAATGCCAAAAATCAATTCTCAATATTTAGATGGAAGTGGTCCTGTGTTTGCTGGAGCTATTTTTCCATTTTTATTTATCACTATAGCATGTGGAGCTATTAGTGGTTTTCATGCTTTAATTTCAAGTGGTACAACTCCTAAAATGCTTGAAAATGAAACCCATGCTTTAGCTGTTGGATATGGCTCCATGCTTATGGAAAGTGCTGTGGCTATCATGGCTTTAATTTGTGCTTGTATTTTACATCCTGGTCTTTATTTTGCTATTAACTCTCCTGCAGCTGTTATAGGGACTGATGTTGTCAATGCCGCTGCTACTATTTCTAGCTGGGGCTTTAAAATAACACCTGAAGAAATTACAACTCTTACTACCAATATAGGAGAACAAAGTATACTTTCAAGAACTGGTGGAGCACCAACATTCGCCGTAGGTGTAGCTTTAATTTTACACGAGCTTTTTGGTGGAGTAAATTTAATGGGCTTTTGGTATCACTTTGCTATTTTATTTGAGGCTTTATTTATTTTAACTGCAGTTGATGCAGGAACGAGAGCTTGCAGATTTATGGCTCAAGATATATTAGGCAATATATATAAACCTTTAGGAAATATCAATAACACTTTTGCAGGTATTTTTGCCACTGCATTGAGTGTTGCAGGTTGGGGATATTTTCTTTATCAAGGAGCCATTGATCCAAAAGGTGGAATTTACTCACTTTGGCCACTTTTTGGAGTGAGCAACCAAATGCTTGCTGGCATGGCTTTACTTTTAGCTAGTGCGATTTTATTTAAAATGGGCAAGGCAAAATATACTTGGGTAACGCTGGTCCCAGCTACTTTTGTTCTAGTTGCAACTCTTTATGGAGGATTTCAAAAAATACTTCCATATAAAGAAGGCGATAAAGTACATAATGCCGTAAGCCATGTAGCTGCTGTACAAGTTAATGCTCAAAAAATAAAAGATTTAAATTTAAAATTAGAGCAAACAACTGATCAAATACAAATTGAACAAATTAAAAAAGATTTAAAACTAGCCTCACAAGCTAAAACATCTAATCTTGTCAATGCAATACTTTGTGTGTTTTTCATGATTACCACTTTGCTTGTTATACTTTCTTGCTTTGGAATTTTTATCAAAAAATTAAACATTCCTTTAAAAGAAAGCCCTTATATAGCATTAAAAAAGGAAAAAGCATGA